The following coding sequences are from one Parabacteroides pacaensis window:
- a CDS encoding efflux RND transporter periplasmic adaptor subunit encodes MKKLAIILLFGFIICFFSCHTQKYEREKSTLTVKIDTVRMYGNELSVSFPGRIKAAEDVNLAFRISGTLLKVPVDAGKRVKKGDLLAEIDPRDYQVQLSATEAEYKQIKAEAERVIQLYRKKSVPENEYDKAVYGLQQITAKYEAHKNALSDTRLLAPFDGYIQKKLYDKEETVSAGMPVISMISANQFELEIHIPVSDYLRQQQFRDYTAVLEIIPDHTFPLELIDIARKANANQLYTMRFRLTKIPQGINLAAGMTAEVTIHYLPEESVLYRIPVSAVFEKDGNSYIWIYDATGKRISVRQITPVEILKDGQLIVSAGVKEGEIVVSAGVHSLEEGMVVDILPPVSETNIGGVL; translated from the coding sequence ATGAAAAAATTAGCAATTATTCTTCTATTTGGTTTTATTATTTGTTTCTTTTCTTGCCATACTCAAAAATATGAAAGAGAGAAAAGTACTTTAACCGTTAAGATTGATACTGTGCGTATGTATGGAAATGAGCTATCCGTTTCTTTTCCGGGAAGGATAAAAGCAGCAGAAGATGTGAATCTGGCCTTCCGAATTTCAGGGACACTGTTGAAAGTACCTGTAGATGCGGGAAAAAGAGTAAAAAAAGGCGATTTGCTCGCTGAAATAGACCCCCGGGATTATCAAGTACAGCTTTCTGCTACGGAAGCAGAATATAAACAAATCAAAGCAGAGGCAGAACGTGTTATTCAGCTTTACCGGAAAAAGAGTGTACCGGAAAATGAGTATGATAAAGCAGTTTATGGCTTACAACAGATTACCGCTAAATACGAAGCTCATAAAAATGCTTTAAGCGATACACGCTTGCTTGCTCCTTTCGACGGGTATATCCAGAAAAAATTATACGATAAAGAAGAAACCGTGTCAGCCGGAATGCCGGTTATTTCTATGATTAGCGCTAACCAGTTTGAGTTGGAAATCCATATACCGGTAAGCGATTATCTTCGCCAGCAACAATTTCGGGATTATACAGCCGTTTTAGAAATCATTCCGGATCATACTTTCCCTCTCGAATTAATAGATATAGCCCGCAAAGCTAATGCGAACCAGTTGTATACAATGCGATTTCGTTTAACGAAAATCCCGCAGGGAATAAATTTAGCAGCCGGAATGACTGCGGAGGTAACCATCCACTATCTTCCGGAAGAAAGTGTGCTTTATCGCATTCCCGTCTCAGCTGTTTTTGAGAAAGACGGTAATTCCTATATTTGGATATATGATGCTACCGGAAAACGTATTTCTGTCCGGCAAATCACACCGGTGGAAATTTTGAAAGACGGACAATTAATTGTATCTGCCGGCGTAAAAGAAGGTGAAATAGTAGTATCTGCCGGCGTACATAGCTTGGAAGAAGGAATGGTGGTAGATATACTTCCTCCCGTAAGCGAAACAAATATAGGAGGTGTATTATGA
- a CDS encoding ThuA domain-containing protein: MKTKFFRKLMFVCALVGLVSVVFAKKPIKTLIITGQNNHNWQVSHVVLKQILENSGRFVVDYAISPAQGKDMSSFLIDFTPYGLVVLDYNGDAWPEETNKRFLSYVQNGGGVVVYHAADNAFSQWKEFNEICALGGWEGRNEKSGPWVYWVDGKLIKDSSPGVGGSHGQQHEYVLTARTSEHPIMKGLPHEWKHAKDELYDRMRGPGNIKDLLYTAYSDKATGGSGREEPLIFTVDYGKARIFHTMLGHAGPTVEDSPSMQCAGFQITLLRGAEWAATGKVTQKVPKDMMLKDKSVSLPQYK, from the coding sequence ATGAAAACTAAATTTTTTAGAAAACTAATGTTTGTATGTGCTTTAGTGGGCCTGGTTTCTGTCGTTTTCGCGAAGAAACCCATTAAAACATTGATTATTACCGGGCAAAATAACCACAATTGGCAAGTAAGCCATGTGGTATTAAAGCAAATACTTGAAAATTCCGGTCGTTTTGTAGTAGATTATGCTATTTCGCCTGCACAGGGGAAAGATATGAGTAGTTTCCTTATCGATTTTACACCTTATGGTTTAGTCGTACTAGATTATAACGGAGACGCATGGCCGGAAGAAACAAACAAGCGGTTTCTTTCCTATGTACAAAACGGGGGAGGAGTTGTAGTTTACCATGCCGCAGATAACGCTTTTTCCCAATGGAAAGAATTTAATGAGATTTGTGCTTTGGGTGGCTGGGAAGGTCGAAATGAGAAATCAGGTCCCTGGGTATATTGGGTAGATGGGAAGTTAATAAAAGACAGTTCTCCGGGAGTAGGCGGTTCTCATGGTCAACAACATGAATATGTTTTGACAGCACGTACAAGTGAGCATCCTATTATGAAGGGATTACCACATGAATGGAAACATGCAAAGGATGAGTTATACGACCGGATGCGGGGACCGGGAAATATCAAAGATCTTCTTTATACAGCTTATTCGGATAAAGCAACCGGTGGTTCAGGCCGCGAGGAACCTTTAATTTTTACGGTAGATTATGGGAAAGCCCGCATTTTCCATACTATGTTGGGACATGCAGGCCCGACAGTAGAAGATTCTCCTTCTATGCAGTGTGCCGGTTTTCAAATTACATTGTTAAGGGGTGCTGAATGGGCTGCTACGGGAAAAGTTACCCAAAAGGTTCCCAAAGACATGATGTTGAAAGATAAATCCGTATCATTACCTCAATATAAATGA
- a CDS encoding ROK family protein, which yields MSMNGTYIGIDFGGTNIRAARVTNGVMVENHNAPTPLNPKSCEETLNALVNVAASVMDDSVEGIGVGVPSVVDREKGIVYNVANIPYWDEVPLKDILQERFSVPVYINNDANCFAIAERYFGEGQSFENFVGITLGTGLGGGIIQKGHLLADANCGSGEFGHVPYLDHDIEYYCSGSFFMHEYGVTGKEMYQRALSQDKIALEAYRKLGSHLSVAIKIIILTVDPEMIVFGGSVATAYPLFEEKMIEGLRDFRFPRSVEKLKIRYSNLKHAGVLGAVSLCY from the coding sequence ATGTCAATGAACGGAACCTATATAGGAATAGATTTTGGCGGTACTAATATACGTGCTGCGCGGGTTACTAATGGGGTAATGGTAGAAAATCATAATGCTCCCACACCATTGAATCCTAAAAGTTGTGAGGAAACCTTGAATGCACTTGTCAATGTGGCGGCATCTGTAATGGACGACAGCGTAGAAGGAATAGGAGTAGGGGTACCCAGTGTAGTAGATAGGGAAAAAGGAATTGTATACAACGTAGCCAATATACCCTATTGGGATGAAGTCCCCCTTAAAGATATTTTGCAAGAACGGTTTTCTGTGCCTGTTTACATCAATAATGATGCAAATTGTTTTGCTATAGCCGAGCGGTATTTCGGTGAAGGACAATCTTTTGAAAATTTTGTCGGAATCACATTAGGTACAGGACTGGGTGGTGGAATTATCCAAAAGGGACATTTGCTTGCCGATGCAAATTGCGGCTCGGGAGAATTCGGGCACGTTCCCTATCTGGATCATGATATCGAATATTATTGCAGCGGGTCATTTTTTATGCATGAATATGGAGTTACGGGAAAGGAAATGTATCAACGGGCGCTTTCACAAGATAAGATAGCTTTAGAAGCTTATCGAAAACTAGGTTCCCATTTGTCTGTAGCAATAAAAATAATTATTTTAACGGTAGATCCGGAGATGATTGTTTTTGGCGGCTCGGTAGCGACAGCTTATCCGTTGTTTGAAGAAAAAATGATAGAAGGACTGAGAGATTTCCGATTTCCCCGCTCCGTGGAAAAACTGAAAATACGTTATTCAAACTTGAAGCATGCCGGAGTATTAGGGGCTGTATCATTATGTTATTGA
- a CDS encoding putative transporter, with translation MSWLNDLLWGESIGHSILLLSFVIAVGIQLGKIKVFGVSLGITLILFVGIVMGQLGFSINHGVLHFFKEFGLILFVYSVGMQVGPGFFSSFKKGGITLNMLACGIVFLGVVITILMHYVTGIPMTTMVGILSGAVTNTPGLGAAQQAFNDMDGMNDPTIALGYAVAYPLGVIGIILSIIVIRYIFRISFEKENEQLKNQETAANTARPVSLLIKNPAINNKTVAELFQLIDRDFVISRVWHANKRIEIASATTVLHEGDKILVVTTDQDKEAVKMFFGEEFNMERSEWLKMDSQLINRRILITKPELNGKHLGDLKLRSTYGINITRVNRAGVDLVANPHLTLQVGDRVNVVGTAECIANVEKVLGNSMKRLNEPNLITIFVGIFLGILVGSIPLAFPGIPQPVKLGLAGGPLIVAILISRFGYKYKLITYTTMSANLMLREMGIAMFLACVGIGAGEGFVDTIVNNGGFAWIGYGFIITVVPLLIIGCIARYFYKVNYFTLMGLIAGSTTDPPALAYSNTTAGNDAPSVGYATVYPLTMFLRVLTAQLLILFFC, from the coding sequence ATGAGTTGGTTGAATGATTTATTATGGGGAGAAAGTATTGGGCATTCCATTCTTCTTCTCTCTTTTGTCATTGCCGTGGGTATTCAATTAGGCAAGATAAAAGTATTCGGAGTCTCGTTAGGAATAACATTGATTCTGTTTGTGGGGATTGTCATGGGACAATTAGGTTTTTCTATTAACCATGGTGTATTACACTTTTTTAAAGAGTTCGGGTTGATTCTTTTCGTTTATTCTGTCGGCATGCAAGTGGGTCCCGGTTTCTTTTCTTCTTTTAAGAAAGGAGGGATAACTCTTAATATGTTAGCGTGTGGAATTGTCTTTTTGGGAGTAGTAATAACCATTCTGATGCATTATGTAACAGGCATCCCTATGACTACCATGGTAGGAATACTTTCAGGAGCCGTTACCAATACACCCGGCCTGGGAGCTGCCCAGCAAGCTTTTAATGATATGGACGGCATGAATGATCCCACGATCGCTTTGGGATATGCAGTCGCTTATCCGTTAGGCGTTATCGGCATTATTCTTTCCATTATTGTAATTCGTTATATTTTTCGGATTAGCTTTGAAAAGGAAAATGAACAATTGAAAAACCAGGAGACAGCGGCTAATACAGCCCGGCCTGTTTCTTTGCTTATCAAAAATCCGGCTATTAACAATAAAACAGTAGCGGAATTATTTCAATTGATAGATCGTGATTTTGTTATTTCCCGGGTATGGCATGCCAACAAAAGAATTGAGATTGCTTCGGCAACTACCGTCTTGCATGAAGGTGATAAAATACTTGTCGTTACAACTGACCAGGACAAGGAAGCTGTTAAAATGTTTTTCGGTGAAGAATTTAATATGGAGCGTAGCGAATGGCTGAAGATGGACAGCCAACTTATCAATCGCCGTATCCTTATTACAAAACCGGAACTGAATGGAAAACATTTAGGCGATTTGAAGTTACGTAGTACCTATGGAATCAACATTACGCGGGTAAACCGTGCCGGAGTTGACTTGGTTGCCAATCCGCACCTTACTCTGCAAGTAGGCGACCGAGTAAATGTGGTAGGTACTGCCGAGTGTATAGCAAACGTGGAAAAGGTGTTAGGTAATTCCATGAAACGATTGAACGAGCCTAATTTGATTACTATTTTCGTGGGTATTTTCTTAGGAATTTTAGTGGGAAGCATTCCACTTGCTTTTCCGGGGATTCCACAGCCGGTTAAGTTGGGTTTGGCGGGCGGACCGCTGATTGTTGCAATTCTGATAAGCCGTTTCGGATATAAGTATAAATTAATTACTTATACCACGATGAGTGCTAACTTAATGCTTAGGGAAATGGGTATTGCCATGTTTTTAGCATGTGTGGGAATCGGAGCCGGCGAAGGCTTTGTCGATACGATTGTAAATAACGGTGGTTTTGCCTGGATAGGATATGGTTTTATCATCACAGTGGTTCCTTTATTGATTATAGGATGTATTGCCCGTTACTTTTACAAAGTGAATTACTTTACTTTAATGGGATTGATTGCCGGTAGTACTACAGATCCGCCGGCTCTTGCTTATTCGAATACTACAGCTGGAAATGACGCGCCTTCCGTAGGATATGCCACTGTATATCCGTTGACGATGTTTTTGCGGGTGTTAACGGCGCAGCTATTGATTCTGTTTTTTTGTTAG
- a CDS encoding peptidylprolyl isomerase, translating to MKKVYVIILGLLFSCGAIYAQTDEKIVVISTNVGNMKVKLFDDVPNHVNTFLKRALAGEYDGTLFSRVIKEFMIQGGAPDSRKAAPGARCGFGDKSAEIPPELNEKYFHKKGALAAPRYPDDINPQKKSDMSQFFIVQGKVYRPGELDTLEMAKNNPIKKKAMEIYYQPVKTQMMLLKKDNPREYNKRAKKINAQVDSVLRATPGHLIFTPEQREAYTTIGGCHHLDGIHTIYGEVIEGLDLIDNIANQPTDKYDRPKKDIRILKVYREK from the coding sequence ATGAAGAAAGTATATGTTATCATTTTAGGCTTACTCTTCTCTTGTGGAGCGATATATGCACAAACAGACGAGAAGATAGTTGTCATCTCTACAAATGTAGGAAATATGAAAGTCAAATTGTTTGACGATGTACCTAACCACGTCAATACATTCCTTAAACGTGCACTTGCCGGCGAATATGACGGTACGCTTTTTTCAAGGGTTATCAAAGAATTTATGATTCAAGGAGGCGCGCCTGATTCCCGGAAAGCTGCTCCCGGCGCACGTTGTGGTTTTGGGGACAAAAGTGCGGAAATCCCACCTGAATTAAATGAGAAATATTTTCACAAAAAAGGAGCTTTAGCTGCTCCTCGCTATCCGGACGATATTAATCCGCAGAAAAAATCCGACATGTCACAATTCTTTATTGTCCAAGGGAAAGTATATCGTCCCGGGGAATTGGATACACTAGAAATGGCAAAAAATAACCCGATTAAGAAAAAAGCCATGGAGATTTATTATCAACCGGTAAAGACACAAATGATGTTACTAAAAAAGGATAATCCGCGGGAATATAATAAAAGGGCAAAAAAAATTAATGCACAAGTGGATTCTGTGCTTCGTGCCACTCCGGGCCATCTTATTTTTACCCCGGAACAGCGGGAAGCGTATACTACGATAGGAGGATGCCATCATTTAGACGGCATTCATACGATTTATGGAGAAGTAATTGAAGGGTTGGATCTTATCGATAACATTGCCAATCAACCTACGGATAAATATGACCGTCCTAAAAAAGACATCCGGATACTCAAAGTTTACCGGGAAAAATAA
- a CDS encoding NAD(P)/FAD-dependent oxidoreductase, with protein sequence MIKEIQLRLLPEQAANEQTLKQVVSLETGAEVKDISAVRVLKRSVDARQRTIYINVKLRAYLNEVPTDPEFEEVEYRDVSEGKPVVVVGAGPGGLFAALRLIELGFRPIVIERGKNVRERKKDIALISREHQVNPESNYSFGEGGAGAYSDGKLYTRSKKRGSVEKILNVFCQHGASTSILADAHPHIGTDKLPQVIENIRNRIIDCGGEVHFETRMDSLIIKNNEVIGIETHTGRTFMGPVILATGHSARDVYYYLYQHRIAMEAKGIAVGVRLEHPQHLIDQIQYHTKAGRGNYLPAAEYSFVTQVNGRGVYSFCMCPGGFVVPAASGPKQVVVNGMSPSNRGSQWANSGMVVEIHPEDFPEFASYGELALMKFQEQLEEHSWLNGGMKQTAPAQRMTDFVNKKNSFDLAVSSYTPGLIASPLHFWMPEFITSRLREGFRYFGKVSKGFLTDEATMIGVETRTSSPVRIIRDKESLQHITLKGLFPCGEGAGYAGGIVSAAIDGERCAEGVAMTAGCLSH encoded by the coding sequence ATGATAAAAGAAATTCAACTCCGTCTTTTGCCGGAACAGGCAGCGAACGAACAAACGTTAAAACAAGTAGTCTCTTTGGAGACCGGAGCAGAAGTAAAAGATATAAGTGCAGTGCGTGTATTGAAACGTTCTGTCGATGCCAGGCAGCGTACCATCTATATAAATGTAAAACTAAGGGCCTACCTGAATGAAGTTCCTACCGACCCGGAGTTTGAAGAAGTAGAATATCGGGATGTATCCGAAGGTAAACCTGTGGTAGTGGTAGGAGCCGGTCCCGGAGGCTTATTTGCTGCTCTGCGGCTGATCGAATTAGGATTTCGTCCCATTGTGATTGAACGGGGAAAGAATGTAAGGGAACGTAAAAAAGATATTGCATTGATTAGCCGCGAGCACCAGGTAAACCCGGAATCAAATTACAGTTTCGGAGAAGGCGGTGCGGGTGCTTATTCGGATGGAAAACTTTATACCCGGAGCAAAAAACGCGGTTCTGTAGAGAAGATATTAAATGTATTTTGCCAACATGGAGCCAGTACATCTATTTTGGCAGATGCCCATCCCCATATCGGAACAGATAAATTACCCCAGGTAATTGAAAATATCCGCAACCGGATTATTGATTGCGGCGGGGAAGTTCATTTTGAAACCCGTATGGATTCCCTGATCATTAAAAACAATGAAGTAATAGGAATTGAAACTCATACGGGACGTACTTTTATGGGACCGGTAATTTTGGCTACGGGACATTCCGCACGCGATGTATACTATTACCTGTATCAGCACCGGATAGCTATGGAAGCAAAAGGCATTGCCGTAGGAGTACGCTTGGAACATCCGCAACATTTAATTGACCAGATACAATATCATACGAAAGCAGGCCGGGGAAACTATTTACCCGCAGCCGAATACAGTTTTGTAACTCAGGTAAACGGACGTGGCGTTTATTCGTTTTGTATGTGTCCGGGAGGTTTTGTTGTTCCCGCGGCTAGCGGTCCTAAACAAGTAGTGGTGAACGGAATGTCGCCCTCTAATCGCGGATCGCAATGGGCTAATTCCGGAATGGTGGTAGAAATCCATCCGGAGGATTTTCCGGAGTTTGCTTCTTATGGAGAACTGGCCCTGATGAAGTTTCAGGAACAACTGGAAGAACACAGTTGGCTTAACGGAGGCATGAAGCAAACTGCCCCCGCCCAACGGATGACCGATTTTGTAAATAAGAAAAATTCGTTTGATTTAGCTGTATCTTCTTATACACCGGGCTTAATAGCTTCACCACTCCATTTCTGGATGCCCGAATTTATTACGAGCCGCTTAAGGGAAGGATTCCGGTACTTCGGGAAAGTATCCAAGGGTTTCTTAACCGATGAAGCTACAATGATCGGGGTAGAAACCCGAACCTCTTCTCCTGTCCGTATTATCCGGGATAAAGAAAGTCTTCAACATATTACTTTAAAGGGTCTTTTCCCTTGCGGAGAAGGAGCGGGGTATGCCGGGGGAATCGTATCTGCTGCTATCGACGGCGAAAGATGCGCAGAAGGAGTAGCTATGACAGCAGGCTGTCTATCTCACTAA